A single genomic interval of Corylus avellana chromosome ca10, CavTom2PMs-1.0 harbors:
- the LOC132163410 gene encoding tropinone reductase homolog At5g06060-like, with the protein MAQADSRGKDGRWSLEGTTALVTGGSKGIGYAIVEELAALGVTVHTCSRNKADVNNCLRVWETKGFRVTGSVCDVSSQAQREELMKTVSHQFNGKLNILINNVGTNIPKPTLEVTTQDFSFLIATNFESAYHLSQLAHPLLKGSGAGSIVLLSSIGGLLSLGGSSVYGATKGAINQLTRSLACEWARDNIRTNCVAPGATRTPLMEEALNSKNAELSNSRTPLGRPAEPEEISSLVAFLCLPAASYITGQTIYADGGMSAYGFDPQNNI; encoded by the exons ATGGCTCAGGCAGATAGTCGTGGCAAAGATGGCAGATGGTCTCTTGAGGGAACCACAGCTCTTGTTACTGGTGGCTCCAAAGGAATTGG GTATGCTATTGTGGAGGAATTGGCAGCTCTTGGGGTGACCGTTCACACATGCTCTCGAAATAAAGCTGATGTTAATAATTGCCTGCGTGTGTGGGAGACAAAGGGCTTCCGAGTCACTGGTTCAGTCTGTGACGTTTCTTCTCAAGCTCAAAGAGAGGAGCTTATGAAGACTGTTTCTCATCAATTTAATGGCAAACTCAATATCCTT ATAAATAATGTGGGAACCAACATTCCCAAACCAACCCTAGAGGTGACAACTCAAGATTTCTCATTTCTCATCGCTACCAACTTTGAATCTGCTTACCACCTGAGCCAACTTGCGCATCCTCTTCTGAAAGGATCGGGAGCAGGAAGTATTGTTCTCCTTTCTTCCATTGGTGGATTGTTGTCATTAGGTGGTTCATCCGTTTATGGAGCAACTAAAG GAGCAATAAACCAACTTACTAGAAGTTTGGCATGTGAATGGGCACGAGATAATATCAGGACCAATTGCGTTGCACCTGGGGCAACAAGAACTCCTTTAATGGAGGAG GCTCTCAATTCCAAAAACGCAGAACTTTCAAATTCACGGACCCCTCTCGGACGACCTGCGGAGCCAGAGGAGATATCATCCTTGGTGGCTTTTCTCTGTCTACCTGCAGCCTCTTACATAACGGGACAAACAATCTATGCAGATGGAGGGATGTCTGCGTATGGATTTGATCCCCAGAACAATATATGA
- the LOC132163359 gene encoding tropinone reductase homolog At5g06060-like → MAEIGSRESRWSLQGMRALVTGGTKGIGYATVEELAGLGATVHTCSRNQGDLNKCLHEWEAKGFRVTGSVCDLVSRPQREELMNTISHQFDGKLNILINNVGTYLAKPTIEVTAQDFAFIMATNVESTYHLSQLAYPLMKESRGGSIVLISSISGMLGIDGMSIYGASKGAMNQLTRSLACEWARDNIRTNCVAPGTTRTPLTENLLKSKVLETINSRTPIGRPGESEEVSSLVAYLCLPAASYITGQIIYVDGGMTVYGLNALEQ, encoded by the exons ATGGCTGAAATTGGTAGCAGAGAAAGCAGGTGGTCTCTTCAGGGAATGAGAGCTCTTGTTACTGGTGGAACTAAAGGAATCGg gtATGCGACTGTGGAGGAACTGGCAGGGCTTGGGGCGACCGTGCACACATGCTCTCGCAATCAAGGTGATTTGAATAAGTGCTTGCATGAGTGGGAGGCGAAGGGGTTCCGAGTCACTGGTTCAGTTTGTGACCTTGTGTCTCGTCCCCAACGAGAGGAACTTATGAACACAATTTCTCATCAATTTGACGGCAAACTCAATATCCTT ATAAATAACGTGGGGACCTACCTTGCTAAACCAACCATAGAGGTGACGGCTCAAGATTTTGCATTCATCATGGCAACCAACGTTGAATCCACTTACCACCTGAGCCAACTCGCTTATCCTCTTATGAAAGAATCAAGAGGAGGAAGTATTGTTCTCATTTCTTCCATTAGTGGAATGTTGGGAATAGATGGCATGTCGATTTATGGAGCAAGTAAAG gAGCAATGAACCAACTTACTAGAAGCTTGGCATGTGAGTGGGCACGAGACAATATTAGGACCAACTGCGTCGCACCTGGGACGACAAGAACTCCTTTAACAGAGAAT TTACTCAAAAGCAAAGTCTTGGAAACTATAAATTCACGGACACCTATTGGACGACCTGGGGAGTCAGAGGAGGTATCATCTTTGGTAGCGTATCTCTGCCTACCTGCAGCCTCTTACATTACTGGACAGATAATCTATGTTGATGGAGGGATGACTGTGTACGGACTCAATGCCCTAGAACAATGA
- the LOC132163508 gene encoding LOW QUALITY PROTEIN: tropinone reductase homolog At2g29290-like (The sequence of the model RefSeq protein was modified relative to this genomic sequence to represent the inferred CDS: deleted 2 bases in 1 codon; substituted 1 base at 1 genomic stop codon), translating into MAQPDNRGKDGRWSLEGTTALVTGGTKGIGHAIVEELGGFGATVHACSRNQGDIYKCLLEXEAKGFRIIGSVCDLVSRPQREELMNTVSRQFYGKLNILINNVGTYLAKPTIKVTAQDFAFIMATNVESTYHLSQLAYPLLKESGRGSIFLLSSISGMLGIGGASIYGTSKGAVNQLTRCLACEWARDNIRTNRIAPGVIKTPLAEDLVKSKAMETINLRTPIGRPGESEEISSLVAYLCLPAASYITGQIIYVDGGMTVYGFNPDP; encoded by the exons ATGGCTCAGCCAGATAATCGTGGCAAAGATGGCAGATGGTCTCTTGAGGGAACCACAGCTCTTGTTACCGGTGGAACCAAAGGAATCGG gcatgCTATTGTGGAGGAATTGGGAGGATTTGGGGCAACAGTCCACGCATGCTCTCGCAATCAAGGTGAT ATATATAAGTGCTTGCTTGAATAGGAGGCAAAGGGCTTCCGAATCATTGGTTCAGTCTGTGACCTTGTGTCTCGTCCCCAACGAGAGGAACTTATGAACACTGTTTCTCGTCAATTTTATGGCAAGCTCAATATCCTT ATAAATAATGTGGGGACCTACCTTGCTAAACCAACCATAAAGGTGACGGCTCAAGATTTTGCATTCATCATGGCTACCAACGTTGAATCCACTTACCACCTGAGCCAACTTGCTTATCCTCTTCTTAAAGAATCAGGAAGAGGAAgtatttttctcctttcttcCATTAGTGGAATGTTGGGAATAGGTGGCGCATCCATTTATGGCACAAGTAAAG GGGCAGTAAACCAACTTACTAGATGCTTGGCATGTGAGTGGGCACGAGATAATATCAGGACCAATCGCATTGCACCTGGAGTGATAAAAACTCCTTTAGCGGAGGAT TTAGTCAAAAGCAAAGCCATGGAAACTATAAATTTGCGAACACCTATTGGACGACCTGGGGAGTCGGAAGAGATATCATCTTTGGTAGCATATCTCTGCCTACCTGCGGCTTCTTACATTACTGGACAAATAATCTATGTTGATGGAGGAATGACTGTGTATGGATTCAATCCCGACCCCTAG